A window of Lusitaniella coriacea LEGE 07157 genomic DNA:
GTAAACCCCTGACATTTTCCAAAATGGCTATCTTAGGTTGGATGCGATTGACTGCATCAAGGAAGATAGGAAAGCCATCTCTCGCATCCTGCTTACCTCGTTGATAACCGATTTGGCTGAACGGTTGACAAGGTGGTCCACCAATAATAACGTCTGCCTCTCCTTCTGGCATTCCCACAGACAGCATTTTTTTTTCACAGCTACCGCACAAGTTCGTATTGTAGGTGGCTACTGCCTGCTGCTTCATTTCAAAGCCGTAGGTGTGGAATCCTTCAACTTCAAAACCTAAAGCTAAACCACCACACCCTGCAAACAAATCGAGTATGACTGGAGCATCGGGGGGGAAATTAGGTTTAGGTAACATTTCATGCAACCACGATAACCAGGTTTCATGGTCAGAAAAGGTACGACGATTGAGAAGATTAAGTTGAATTCCAACCATAACGTCATTTACTCACTCAACCACGCGATCGCGCGCCGAATCCATTCTTCGGGATTGGGATTTTTGAGCAGTTGCGCGTCCCCGCTTAAGGTAGAGAAGGCTTGCTCGATTTCCTCGTTTTCATACCCCAATGCCAATAGCGTCATTTCTACATCCTCAAGAATTGCCATTGAAGGAACCGCCGCAGATGTCGCCGTTTTCACGCCGGAGAGTTTTCGCCATTGAGAGAGTTTGGTTCTTAGTTCCAATGCAATGCGCTCGGCGGTTTTTTTGCCCACGCCGGGGGTTTTCGAGAGGGTTTGCACATTGCCTGCAACGATGGCTTGTACGAGGTTTTCCAACCCTAGGGTATCAATGAGCGCGATCGCGAGTTGCGCCCCAATTCCACTCACGCTGACTAACTGACGAAATAAATCTCGTTCGGCGGCGGAGGCAAAACCATACAAAATTGGCTGTTCTTCTCGCATTTGCTGGTGAGTAAACACCTGCATCACCGCGTCGGTTCCCAGGGAAACTTGTCGGGCAAAACGGGAGGGAATTTGCACCTCGTAGCCAATTTGGTTAACCTCAACAATCAGCATGATGCGGTTGTTTAAGCCTTTAACCGTTTCAATCGCTTGCCCTTTGAGATAACTAATCATGAAATAAAGTCAAAATGCGCCAAACCTTCCAATATTCCTCCCGAATAGAAAGCATCGGCAAAATACAGATCGTCGGTTCGGTTATCTTCATACCACTGTCGCAGTTCGGACATGGCATTCCCTACGATAATCCCTTTGGAGGTTCTTTGAGCGAACAGTGCGATATCGTTCCCCGAATCGCCACACGCCACGGTTCGTTCTGGGGAAAAACCCCACTTTTGTTGGAGAAACTCCAACGCTAATCCTTTATTGCCATTTTTAGGCAGGATATCCAGGTCTTTCGCGCCGCTATACACCAATTGAATATTTAATCCTTGCTCGGTGAGGGCGGATTCGAGGGCGGGAAGGACTTCGGGGGCTGCGTTTTGAGTTAAATGGTAGCTGGCTTTAAATTCGCCTTGCTCGGTGTCTGATTGGAGCGAGAGCGCGTTAAACTTGCCTGCAATGGCAAGAATTGCATCGCGATTCCAACCGGGAGAAAGCCTTTCAACCCATTGGGGATCGAGGATATCTTCATTGGGATTGGGATAAATTGCCGTTCCTACCGAAGCAACGAGAGCATCGGGATGTAGCAGGGTTTGCTCTTCGGTGAGTTGTTGGTAGAGAAAGCGCGATCTCCCGGTGGCGTAAACAATTTTTGTACCAAACTCTTGGCGATGCTGAGAGAGGCGTTGATTGAGGGTTTCCAGCGCCGCGCGATCGCCAACTAGGGTATTATCTAAATCCGTTACGAATAAAAAGGGTGTCACTTTTCAGTTATCAGTGAGGGCAGAGGGCAGAGGGCAGAGGGCAGATGGCAGATGGCAGATGGCAGATGGCAGATGGCAGATGGGAGAAACCCACGCCGACAAAGAAAGGGAGAAACTTGCTAAACTCCTATCATACATAGGTTTGAGGGACGGAGCGTGATTTTTGGTTTCTGAAGAGTCAGACGATTCTCCCTATACCCCTTACCCAATTACGCTTAATGTGTATCAGAAGCTAAAATCCTTACTCTGCGGTAATTTCTTCTGACTCTTCCCTGTCTTGCCGAGCGTTCCCTTGCTAAGTCGGTTGGATAAGCTGAGGAGGTGGCGACATTCGAGGTCTCCTCGAATGCTTGTGACCGCAGTGGAAGCCTCAGCATCCCCCGACTTCTTCCGGCGGCGCGGGGTCTCGGCGCTGTTCCCTTGTCCTAGCAAGGATTTCAAGTAATTCACATCAGGCATCAATTGGTAATTGGTAAAGATTAACCCGGTTCTTTTTGCCAAGAAACCGGGTTGTAGAAATTGATAGTTGAAGATTAGCGAATGTCCAAGAGTTCGACATCGAAAAGTAGCGTTGCGTTGGGAGGGATAACACCGCCTGCACCGCGCGAACCGTAGCCTAATTCTGAAGGGATAATCAGCTTGCGTCGTCCGCCCACTTTCATCGAAGCTACGCCTTCGTCCCAACCTTTAATGACTTGTCCGACTCCGATTTTAAAGGAGAACGGTTGATTGCGATCGCGCGAACTGTCGAATTTCGAGCCATCCTCAAGGGTTCCCGTGTAATGTACCACCACGGTTTGACCTTTTTCGGGAGATGCTCCGGTTCCTTCAACCAAATCAACGTATTGCAGCCCTGAATCGGTGGTTACCGTATTTTCCATATCCTTGTCGTCCTCTTGATTATCCATTGCGATTAGCTTAACGTCTTGGGGTGCATCTTGCGGCACAGTTGCTTCCACGGTTGCTTTGGGTTGGGAAATTTCTGTCACCGCGATCGCGTTTTGGGAATCGTTTCCACCAAAAAATAGACCCCAAGCCAACACTAATCCACAGGCGACAATTACCGTCAAACTAATCCAAACTTCTTTCATATTTTCCTCCTCACGATTGTACGAACTTAGCGCCAATGCTTATTTTCCAAATCTCGGACTTGACGTTCCAGACGATCGATTCGTCCCCGCAATTCATCCATTTCTGACTGACGGGGAACCCCTAAGTCCCGCAAAGTATTGCGAAGTTGGCGTTCCATATTTTCCTCGAAATTACCTTGTTCGGAACGCAGTTTCGTCATTAGATCGTCAACCATTGTTTTCGCTTGGTCGGAATCAATTTTACCTTCCCGAACCAATTGTTCGCTGGCTTCTCGTAATTTTTCAGCAACGAGAGAGGTTGTCCCTACGCCAACCATTAAAAGCTGTTGAATCCAGTTGTTATTATCCATTGTTAAAGCTTGTGACTAACCAAGATGTGAATCTAACCCCAAAACCAGAGCGCTTTCAAGAATTCAAACGTCCTGTGACTTTTTCATGATGGCACAATTCAGCGATTGTAATTAATGATGAGTTGTCGTAAATACCGACTAGTTTACGCCTGATGTGAACACCCTGAAATCCTCGCTGGGACGAGGGAACAGGGAACAGGGAACAGGGAAGAGTAAGAAGAAATTACCGCAGAGTAAGGGTTTTAGCTTCTGATACACATTAAGCGTAATTTACAAGTCCGATCGAAAGGGCATAAGGCAAGGGAGATACACCGCTAATAGCTTACAAAAAATCAATGTCTCGCACCCTCATCTCAAATTGAGGATCGGGAGTATGGCACAATGATGGGAATTATACGCAAGGTCGGATGTTCATCTGTCCGGGTTGTGCGGTATTGTTAAATTTTCACCGGAGTTTATTGAGCATCATCATCTGCTAATGGGAGCCATCCAAGCATTAAGGGGAACGAGGGACATTCTGCCTGAAGAGGTCTGTTATTGGCAGTCTGTCGAAGCTACTGCACGAGATGTTTTCAGCCGCGCAGTTTATCAAGAAATTCGTCCGCCCATTTTCGAGCAAACTGCTCTGTTTGAACGTGGAATTGGGGAAGCCACGGATGTTGTGGGGAAAGAGATGTACACCTTTACCGATCGCGGCGATCGCTCGATTACCCTGCGACCGGAGTTCACAGCAGGGGTGGTACGGGCATATATTGAAAATAAATTATTTGCGCAAGGTGGCGTGCAGCGCTTGTGGTATATCGGTCCCGCATTTCGTTACGAACGCCCCCAAGCGGGTCGCCAAAGGCAGTTCCATCAAATTGGCATGGAATTAATTGGCAGCTCCGATCCCCGCGCAGATGTGGAAGTTATTGCCCTTGCAACGGATTTATTGCAAAGTTTGGGGTTAAAAAGCCTCAAACTCGATTTGAATTCTGTAGGGACGGGAGAAGACCGACAGAACTATCGCTCGGCGTTGGTTGAGTATTTAACCCCTTATCAAGAGGAACTCGATCCCGATTCGCGCGATCGCCTTACGCGCAATCCCCTACGAATTTTAGATAGTAAAGACAAACGCACTCAAGAAATTGTCAAAGATGCGCCCAACCTTCTTGATTATTTGGGAGACACATCACAAAAACACTTCGAGCAAGTGCAACAACTCCTCAAAGATTTAGGTATTGCGTACCAAATTAACCCCC
This region includes:
- the hisS gene encoding histidine--tRNA ligase is translated as MGAIQALRGTRDILPEEVCYWQSVEATARDVFSRAVYQEIRPPIFEQTALFERGIGEATDVVGKEMYTFTDRGDRSITLRPEFTAGVVRAYIENKLFAQGGVQRLWYIGPAFRYERPQAGRQRQFHQIGMELIGSSDPRADVEVIALATDLLQSLGLKSLKLDLNSVGTGEDRQNYRSALVEYLTPYQEELDPDSRDRLTRNPLRILDSKDKRTQEIVKDAPNLLDYLGDTSQKHFEQVQQLLKDLGIAYQINPRLVRGLDYYTHTAFEIQSDDLGAQATVCGGGRYDGLVEQLGGASTPAVGWALGMERLILLLQQLQMASPSHPDFYVISKGDRAQNSALILTQKLRALGFRVEFDLSGSAFGKQFKRADRSNATACLVLGEAEIESGTVKLKWMATQEEDAIAQSQLLAMSDELRQRMVR
- a CDS encoding FKBP-type peptidyl-prolyl cis-trans isomerase; this translates as MKEVWISLTVIVACGLVLAWGLFFGGNDSQNAIAVTEISQPKATVEATVPQDAPQDVKLIAMDNQEDDKDMENTVTTDSGLQYVDLVEGTGASPEKGQTVVVHYTGTLEDGSKFDSSRDRNQPFSFKIGVGQVIKGWDEGVASMKVGGRRKLIIPSELGYGSRGAGGVIPPNATLLFDVELLDIR
- a CDS encoding phasin family protein; protein product: MDNNNWIQQLLMVGVGTTSLVAEKLREASEQLVREGKIDSDQAKTMVDDLMTKLRSEQGNFEENMERQLRNTLRDLGVPRQSEMDELRGRIDRLERQVRDLENKHWR
- the ruvA gene encoding Holliday junction branch migration protein RuvA; the encoded protein is MISYLKGQAIETVKGLNNRIMLIVEVNQIGYEVQIPSRFARQVSLGTDAVMQVFTHQQMREEQPILYGFASAAERDLFRQLVSVSGIGAQLAIALIDTLGLENLVQAIVAGNVQTLSKTPGVGKKTAERIALELRTKLSQWRKLSGVKTATSAAVPSMAILEDVEMTLLALGYENEEIEQAFSTLSGDAQLLKNPNPEEWIRRAIAWLSE
- a CDS encoding sucrose-phosphate phosphatase encodes the protein MTPFLFVTDLDNTLVGDRAALETLNQRLSQHRQEFGTKIVYATGRSRFLYQQLTEEQTLLHPDALVASVGTAIYPNPNEDILDPQWVERLSPGWNRDAILAIAGKFNALSLQSDTEQGEFKASYHLTQNAAPEVLPALESALTEQGLNIQLVYSGAKDLDILPKNGNKGLALEFLQQKWGFSPERTVACGDSGNDIALFAQRTSKGIIVGNAMSELRQWYEDNRTDDLYFADAFYSGGILEGLAHFDFIS